From the Glycine max cultivar Williams 82 chromosome 11, Glycine_max_v4.0, whole genome shotgun sequence genome, the window TTTTTCTCCTGTAGCCAAAATCACTATTGTTCGTCTGTTTCTTGCTATGATTGTCATGCATCATTGGTCTCTTCATCAgctttatattaaaaatgtctTCCTCCATAGTGATCTTGAGGAGGATATTTATATGAagcaacctcctgggtttgttGCTCAGGGGGAGTATGGTCTTGTGTGCAAGCTTCATCAATAAATGGGAGTAATGGTGAGATAAATGAATTACCCACAAGGAACCTTTTCAACTCTTTCACTGGAGCCCGAGCCTTACCTACATGTGCAATCATGTCATGGCTAGTTTGTTTAAGGGCTGAAACCTTCATGGTTGCATCAAACAAGCTTTGAATATCATTGGCAAAGATCTCTTGGGTCTTCTTCCAAAAAGAGCGACATGTTTTAAACGATCTAAGGATCCAAAATATCTGGCTCAACTGATTGCCATAACACATTACACAATTGATAGTCAAGCTTTTCTCATTCAGGTCGTTTATCATTTAGGACAACATCAACACCTTTCTCTAAGTGGTCATGGTACCCTTGGCCTAGAAACCAAAGCTCCACTGAAACagaccaaaataaataattcttccAGTTGAGCTTTGCAATTGTGATGGTTGGTGTTCcagagaaagagaaaacaagTCCAAAGGAGGCTATTTCTGATcaaaaaacgaaaaccctaacgaaaaagaagagaaaaacacaaGGGCTAACACAAGGACTCGCCAAAAACGAAAGACAAGGCCTGAAACTTGCTCAGGAGAGGACGGCGAGGCTGCCAGGACAAGTCCAGTAAGCTCCCGATGACTGGACAATGGCACGTGGACTTCACACGCCAGAATTAGCGCGAGACGGTGGCGGCGCGACTTCCAGGAGAAAGTCGCGCTCTTCAAGGCACACCCAACCCTGGGTTCGCCGGAAGAAAAAGTAGCCGAAGACGGTGGCGGCCGGCGATGGAGGCAACGAACGTTAGCGGTAGCGAACGATGTCGGAGAACTCAGCTCTGATGCCAAGTTGAAGATTTGAATAAGTGAGGAAATTTTCTCACTCTCTCTCATCTCATTAATTGCTTTTGAATGGCATATATAAAGGGtacaaagagaagagagagacaaCTTACACATACTGACCTAACCTAACCTTGTTGTCTCCTCTGAAAAGTAAGCTAGCTAAGTAACCATACatagaataaaacaaatattcaacACCGCCAAAAGAATAGAATCTACATGCATAAATAAGCTTACCTCAGTAGGACGAGCTCCCCAAAGGAAAACACGCATACGAAATTGTGGAAGGCCATAAGACCCTGCTGCCATCATGCCCATTCTTGCTTGATAATTCATAGCTACAAGACGGCATATGGCATAACGCCCCAGATAACCACCGGAAAACCTCAAAATATCAACAACATTCTCCATGAGGACATATTTTGGCttcaaaaaatcaataatatccATGTAAACAAGCAACTGCTTATTCTTTGTGTCCTCTAATGGAGCTGCTGCATTCCTGAAGCGGTTGAAACCGCTTACTCCTTGGCATGGGGGTCCACCGCAAATAAAGTTAGCATCACCCTACACAAGGGCTAAGTGTTACAAAATCAATTGACAAACCGCTCCAAGTGTAACCAGTACTAGCGTGTAAACCAGGACTTTAAGTTTATCCTAGAATGGAGAGACTCACAGGAAGAGGCAATAATCTTTTCTTGTAGCCTTTTGTCACAAAATCTTTCATAGCTTCCTTGCAATCACTGGCACAAAATAATAAGAGTCAGAATTTTGCACTTGGCCTAAAGTgcataacaaacaaaaatttcacAAAGCAAAGCTggagagaataataattttgatgacAAGGGGTTTACCTCAATCCTTCTATTGGCTCCCACGTGTCATAGCTGGAAGCATAACCCAGCCAACGAACCTGAGTGATTTAATGGCAAAAATCAGAATGGATCAATAACTGGAATTTCATTGCacaggaagaaaaaaatgagaggcTAAATTAACACTTGGAAATCGAATAAGATCAAATCCAATTAAGTTGGGACATGCTGACAAAACCTAAAGTTACCTTCTTTGACAAACATTTGTTTTGAGTTTACTACTAAAGGTGTTCTTGGTACCTCAGCACAAAAGATAAGGAAGCCAATTAAAGTATCAAAGTTCAAGCACTTCATAGTTTAAAGTATCAAAATAGTTATTGCAAATTGTATTTCGTTAATTATGACTTCAAAAATGAGTACAAGACTACAAGCTATTGAGCGTTTTTAACATTAACAccaaactatattttattttctttaaacatTTCGTCATATCCATGTAATTATGTACATATCTTATCACatcaaatacattaaattatagtcatatatatatgcaGCAAATGTTGCACCATTTTAAGAACTGCTATCTACATTAATAATCCTCTTTGCCTGCCTtgatgaaattaataatttaaatcacCAAATTCAAGATATGAAAAAACCAAAGCCATAAATATTAAGATGATTGCATTGGATGATGGTACGTGCGTGTTGTGTCATAACCTAAATTGATACTCACTCATACATGCATTTTTCCCCCAAAAATTAGACTCCTATTAAAACATAGGGCACGCAAAGAACTATAACGTAAATAAGTCAATCCTAATAACATTAACAACATTAAACTAAATATGCAAACCAATTAATGTATTATGAAGCTTGAAGGAAACATGCTTTAAAATATAGTCCTGGTTTTTTGACGTCGTTTGGATCACCATAGCACACAGCAAGTAACTTTTCTACTTCAAATTCCTCTGAATCAGATTGATTTCCTGACTCTTCTTTTCTCACAGCTTCATTCTCATCTTCATCCATGTCTGGATCAGAATCTAACCGTTCTGATCCTAATAATGCAAACTCTTCACAAAGCTTGGCCCAGGATTTTATTAGGTTTAAGAAGTCTTCAGCTGGTTCATTTCTAACCTGATTGTTATTTTGGGGAAGCAATATCAGTAGAAGATACAATAACAAGTGTCAATATCAATTACATGTTAACAAAACCTTACTTGAGTCTCAGGGTGGTTCAGCTTCAAACTTTCGCATGCATGTGCATTAATGTCCACAGCCCACCtctttgaaataataaaaaaaaaaaatcattataaattgttcaaaataaCAGCTAAAAACTAAAATGCTCAAAAGAACAGCTCTACATACAGTGACAAGTTTTATTCCAGCCAAGGATGCACCAAAACAAAGCCCTGTGGACATGGCTCCACAACCAGAATACAAGTCTAGCAAAGTCCACTCCGAGGAACCAGAACTattattttgagtagtctttccATTAGCTAGATTAGCATTACTAACGCAACCATTGGATCCAGATTCACTAGAAATTGTGGAAGATGCATCACTCTCTGTTTTAACTGTTTCTGGATTGTGAgagaaaaacacataaaatgacaaaattcaGCAAAGTGTCGTGCAAAAACAAGATAGACCATTCATTAGTCATCTATAAAAACCACATCATTCTTACCGTTGACGATGTTGGAAAAGGTTAGATACGGCACAGTGTACTTCATGTCATAATAGTAATCACAAGAAGGGAGTTTTCCCTTCTTTGAAGTCAAATCTACCTGTAGTATACAAATTTCAAACACTATTAACCACATAATAAAGTTACAGGACGTAAACAgcataattcttattttatttaattcttttgaaaggcaagaggaaaataaattctttaataaaaaGTGACTATCCTTCAACAGAAGATGAGTTAAAAGAAGCCACCTGCATGAGTACAAAACCATAGCATTGGTGTAATGAGCTCAAGAGAGTTTATCTTGACTAGATTATCCAAGAAATTTATAAGCAAGAtctaaaacttatataaaaggATTCCAAGAGGGTTACAAGCATGGCTTGGTGGTTGAGAGGGGGGTCTAAGGGTTGAAAGGAGAAAGGAGGGAAACCTCGCGGGTTCGAATCTTCCACTAACATTCTAACAAGAAACTAACAACTAGCATTGGCTGATAAAAGatagatatatataaaaggattcCAAAAGCTTAAATAAtccttaaataaaatgataaactaTCAAGCATTTGCACAAAACAAAGTGACTATGAAGCACTTACACTTggactttttttgtaaattttgacttTGGAAACAATACAGTCAAGGGGATTTACATCTTTCACATCAGATATAAAAATTCGCTTCTTGTCAACAAGGTCACCGTGATTTTTTATCACCTGCACTCATTCAAAACTCCAAAGCAAAATAAGCCATAAAACAGTTAAaagataatgaaaaattattaaaaagacaAGTCATTGAAAAAGTGAGACTCACAGTGTCCTCAGCCCTGTAGAACCACTGAGCCGTAAAACATTGTTCCTTATCAACAGTTTCAAACATCTCAACGATTCGTGCAATATAATCTGGTTTTCCATCTTCGGCCTAAAATAGTTCAACaagaatgttaattttttttttcaacatgtTCTGTTTTTACCAAAGTGTAAAATTCCAAAGCAAGATCCAATACCTT encodes:
- the LOC100817688 gene encoding putative DNA (cytosine-5)-methyltransferase CMT1, which translates into the protein MAKRKTSDASDAQDDTVSLLPSQRNKAKHPNSNSNACFAGKPIPPAEALAKWPHRYPSEGKKKGSARTSKEATSENSEVMPARCHYRQAKVDGVVYNLYDDAYVKAEDGKPDYIARIVEMFETVDKEQCFTAQWFYRAEDTVIKNHGDLVDKKRIFISDVKDVNPLDCIVSKVKIYKKSPSVDLTSKKGKLPSCDYYYDMKYTVPYLTFSNIVNETVKTESDASSTISSESGSNGCVSNANLANGKTTQNNSSGSSEWTLLDLYSGCGAMSTGLCFGASLAGIKLVTRWAVDINAHACESLKLNHPETQVRNEPAEDFLNLIKSWAKLCEEFALLGSERLDSDPDMDEDENEAVRKEESGNQSDSEEFEVEKLLAVCYGDPNDVKKPGLYFKVRWLGYASSYDTWEPIEGLSDCKEAMKDFVTKGYKKRLLPLPGDANFICGGPPCQGVSGFNRFRNAAAPLEDTKNKQLLVYMDIIDFLKPKYVLMENVVDILRFSGGYLGRYAICRLVAMNYQARMGMMAAGSYGLPQFRMRVFLWGARPTEKLPPYPLPTHEVVSRGSVPTEFEEITVAYDKKDTCHLAGALLLEDAISDLPHVTNDENQDERNYEAPSETEFQKYIRLKKNEMVGSMASAQSAPDRILYDHRPLQLNKDDYERVCQIPQKKGANFRDLPGVLVNGNKVQWDPSVQRVMLDSGKPLVPDYAMTFVRGTSSKPFGRLWWDEIVSTVVTRAEPHNQAILHPTQNRVLTIRENARLQGFPDCYKLCGPVKERYIQVGNAVAVPVALALGYTFGLACQGLLSDDNPLTTLPFKYPSCLALSSLAETENDNESS